Genomic segment of Candidatus Protochlamydia amoebophila UWE25:
ATAGCAATGCTGTCAATGCATGGCGAGAAGTATTAAAAGATTATAAAGTGCTATGGATCTGGATTAAAACACCGCTGCCAATACTTGAAGAACGAGAAAAATTAAGAGGGAATCGAATGCATGGAACGGCTAGAGCCCAGTTTTAAAGTTCATAAGGACATTACTTACGATCTTGAATTTGACACAAGTAAAGAATTTATGGAAAATATTGTGCAAATAATAAAGAAAAAGTTATGTCAGACAGATCATTGATACAAACAGAACGATTAATATTAAGGCATTGGCGAGAAGACGACTTAAAAGTGTGTTCAAGAGTCGGAAAGAATCCT
This window contains:
- a CDS encoding phosphotransferase-like protein, which produces MHKKLSQTLKEIVLPLAKMKHFIIIDDVAFDSNAVNAWREVLKDYKVLWIWIKTPLPILEEREKLRGNRMHGTARAQF